In the genome of Quercus robur chromosome 3, dhQueRobu3.1, whole genome shotgun sequence, one region contains:
- the LOC126716419 gene encoding GDSL esterase/lipase At3g48460-like, with amino-acid sequence MENSKYLFLQIACFILLLSLSPSYAHNKSNESTPPPASSQAKVDFKGCFNKVYAFGDSDTDTGNAHNLGDLKSFISTLFSHAWSPYCSSENSKLSGYRLSNGRLVIDFLCETLNIPHLSAYKGSSANFSGGANFAVAGSTALSSNLFSNFNFGNPLMWKPNPESILTQIDWFHNFVGERECQGKDEAACKSELGNALFWIGQIGGNDYARLFASSIGLAIANKQFTEQAVNHICTLALGLLDKGAKFLVVQGLPPIGCLPLQLATSPSNDRDQNGCSASANSVIKGHNNLLQKRLDEIRTQYKDSMILYIDFYKAFTTILEKHTQYHFDEPFKACCGAGGGPFNYQPNLLCGAFGTSNCKNSSTHINFDGVHLTENMHLHLSDLFFNQGFCTPSFEDLIKKKKGQY; translated from the exons ATGGAAAACTCCAAGTACTTGTTTCTTCAAATTGCATGCTTCATCCTCTTGTTATCCTTGTCTCCTTCATATGCTCACAACAAGAGCAATGAAAGCACGCCACCTCCTGCTAGTTCCCAAGCAAAAGTTGATTTCAAAGGTTGCTTCAATAAGGTTTATGCTTTCGGTGATTCAGACACAGACACTGGAAATGCTCACAACTTGGGTGATCTCAAATCCTTCATTAGCACTTTATTCTCTCACGCTTGGTCCCCATATTGCTCATCAGAGAATTCAAAGTTATCTGGTTATCGACTATCTAATGGCCGCCTTGTCATTGATTTCCTATGTGAAACTCTCAACATACCCCACTTATCAGCCTATAAAGGCTCTTCCGCAAACTTCTCAGGTGGTGCAAACTTTGCAGTAGCCGGATCAACAGCTCTTTCAAGTAATCTCTTCAGTAATTTCAATTTCGGTAATCCCCTTATGTGGAAACCAAATCCAGAGAGTATCTTAACTCAAATTGATTGGTTCCATAACTTTGTTGGGGAGAGAGAATGCCAGGGAAAAGATGAGGCTGCATGCAAATCAGAGCTTGGGAATGCTCTCTTTTGGATAGGTCAGATTGGTGGCAATGACTATGCTCGTCTTTTTGCCTCCTCCATTGGCCTTGCTATTGCCAATAAGCAATTCACAGAGCAAGCTGTTAATCACATCTGCACACTTGCATTG GGGCTATTGGACAAGGGTGCAAAGTTCCTTGTGGTTCAAGGGCTACCACCAATTGGGTGCCTTCCATTGCAGTTAGCAACATCTCCCTCAAATGATCGTGATCAAAATGGGTGTTCAGCGAGTGCCAACTCGGTAATAAAGGGTCACAACAATCTTCTCCAAAAGAGGTTGGATGAAATTCGAACCCAATACAAAGATTCTATGATCCTATATATTGATTTCTACAAAGCATTCACAACAATATTGGAAAAGCACACACAATACCACTTTGACGAACCCTTCAAGGCATGTTGTGGAGCTGGGGGAGGACCATTCAACTATCAACCAAACCTCCTTTGTGGAGCTTTTGGCACCTCTAATTGCAAGAACTCCAGCACCCATATTAACTTTGACGGGGTCCACTTGACTGAAAATATGCATTTACACCTCTCTGATCTCTTCTTCAACCAAGGCTTTTGTACACCATCATTTGAAGATCtgattaagaagaagaaaggccAATATTAA